In Halobaculum limi, one DNA window encodes the following:
- a CDS encoding CPBP family intramembrane glutamic endopeptidase, with product MSSITDSDTLDREDAQRVSTRTAGRGRAVAVALGLTVAAFVTSLATGIVFAIPVFLAGLDVQSPLVFIGLLLAGQLGLFAVGAVYVWRTGLRVPVAVPDARQARDILLATVLALVTAVGLITVVSALGLAPGSVIEGAVTADPRLLVALAVASVLVVAPIEEFLFRGVIQGRLRGTFGPVAAVAGAALLFGSLHLTNYTGALAGVVVGALLIAVIGSVFGALYERTGNLAAPVLAHGVYNAVLFLGSYAVA from the coding sequence ATGAGCAGTATCACCGATTCCGACACCCTAGACCGGGAAGACGCACAGCGGGTATCGACTCGGACGGCCGGACGGGGTCGCGCTGTCGCCGTGGCTCTCGGCCTGACGGTCGCGGCGTTCGTCACCTCGCTGGCCACCGGCATCGTGTTTGCCATCCCGGTGTTTCTGGCCGGCCTCGACGTCCAGTCGCCGCTCGTGTTCATCGGTCTGCTGCTGGCCGGGCAACTCGGCTTGTTCGCTGTCGGCGCGGTGTACGTGTGGCGCACAGGTCTGCGCGTTCCAGTCGCCGTCCCCGACGCCCGCCAAGCGCGTGACATCCTTCTCGCGACCGTCCTTGCACTCGTAACGGCAGTCGGACTGATCACGGTGGTGTCGGCGCTCGGTCTGGCGCCCGGGTCCGTGATCGAAGGGGCGGTGACCGCAGATCCGAGACTCCTCGTGGCGCTCGCGGTCGCCTCCGTGTTGGTGGTCGCGCCAATCGAAGAGTTCCTCTTCCGTGGCGTGATTCAGGGTCGGCTTCGCGGTACGTTCGGCCCGGTTGCCGCCGTTGCGGGTGCGGCGCTGCTGTTCGGGTCGCTCCATCTCACGAACTACACCGGCGCGCTCGCCGGCGTCGTCGTTGGCGCGCTCCTCATCGCCGTGATCGGATCGGTGTTCGGCGCGCTGTACGAGCGGACCGGTAACCTCGCGGCGCCCGTTCTCGCACACGGCGTCTACAACGCGGTGTTGTTCCTGGGGAGTTACGCGGTCGCCTGA
- a CDS encoding high-potential iron-sulfur protein: protein MIDGLRTGDNSGHDMWCRRHYLVATVGIAALSGCGGTSGGGETTSETESPSPAGVEPTESDDEDGEEEEELPEGVSEEEFEFGPVPDVYLSAVSLGNETRNPDELFAKADVGFAEYDDAVENEAHQPGTCCANCADYIPDKNGDAFGACAEVEGYIGGEDWCTVYESLPEPSVPDGMAESDLATAAVPEAYRTADSQGGEERSPDDLLSQADVNLMESVEAIADGVARPGQSCGNCAEFIPDENGDGWGACARVEGYIAAEDWCVIWEHITEEL from the coding sequence ATGATTGACGGCCTCCGTACCGGTGACAACTCCGGCCACGATATGTGGTGTCGGCGACACTACCTCGTCGCGACCGTCGGAATCGCGGCGTTGAGTGGGTGCGGCGGGACCAGCGGGGGTGGGGAGACGACGAGCGAGACGGAGTCCCCGTCACCGGCGGGTGTCGAGCCCACGGAATCTGACGACGAAGACGGGGAAGAGGAGGAAGAACTCCCCGAGGGAGTCTCGGAGGAGGAGTTCGAATTCGGTCCCGTTCCCGACGTGTACCTGTCGGCGGTGTCGCTCGGCAACGAGACGCGCAACCCGGACGAGTTGTTCGCGAAGGCCGACGTGGGATTCGCAGAGTACGACGACGCGGTGGAGAACGAGGCTCACCAACCGGGTACGTGCTGCGCCAACTGTGCCGACTACATTCCAGACAAGAACGGGGACGCATTCGGTGCCTGCGCGGAAGTCGAGGGGTACATCGGCGGCGAGGACTGGTGTACGGTCTACGAGTCGCTGCCCGAGCCCTCGGTTCCCGACGGGATGGCCGAATCCGACCTCGCGACGGCGGCCGTCCCGGAGGCGTACCGCACGGCCGACTCACAAGGCGGCGAGGAGCGGTCACCCGACGACCTCCTCTCGCAGGCGGACGTGAACCTGATGGAGTCCGTCGAAGCCATCGCGGACGGTGTCGCCCGGCCGGGCCAGTCTTGCGGTAACTGCGCGGAGTTCATCCCGGACGAGAACGGCGACGGTTGGGGCGCCTGCGCGAGAGTCGAGGGGTACATCGCTGCCGAAGACTGGTGTGTCATCTGGGAGCACATCACGGAAGAACTCTGA
- a CDS encoding ABC transporter ATP-binding protein, with translation MSTPTAATTEQPRTDRDVVLECRDLTVSFEMDRGTSRVLNGVDIDIERGEIIGIVGESGSGKSMFASALLNAVVDPGQTEGSVTYHPRDGDPVDVLNLQKGPLRQLRWEDISMVFQGAMSSFNPTMDFREHFVETLEAHDYDVAEGLERAEQLLADLYLDPERILSSYPHELSGGMKQRALIALALVLEPEVLVMDEPTAALDLLMQRSIISLLSELRDKYDLTMVFITHDLPLVTKLADRIGVLYAFEFAEVGDTEAIVHDPRHPYTRALLNATPNLDAPLGEMRPIEGSAPDPVAVPPGCPYHERCPIATDECEMEKPPMEPVSSTHEVACHHWDDVDEEVPLATEVEQ, from the coding sequence ATGAGTACTCCCACAGCAGCCACTACCGAACAGCCCCGAACCGACCGCGACGTCGTCCTCGAGTGTCGCGACCTGACCGTCTCCTTCGAGATGGACCGCGGCACGAGTCGCGTCCTCAACGGTGTCGACATCGACATCGAACGCGGCGAGATCATCGGCATCGTCGGCGAGTCCGGCAGCGGAAAGTCGATGTTCGCCTCGGCGCTGTTGAACGCGGTCGTCGACCCTGGACAGACCGAAGGGAGCGTCACCTACCACCCGCGCGACGGCGACCCCGTCGATGTCTTGAACCTCCAGAAGGGCCCGCTCCGGCAACTCCGCTGGGAGGACATCTCGATGGTGTTCCAGGGGGCGATGAGTTCGTTCAACCCCACGATGGACTTCCGCGAGCACTTCGTGGAGACGCTCGAAGCCCACGACTACGACGTCGCCGAGGGCCTCGAACGCGCGGAGCAACTCCTCGCAGACCTGTATCTCGACCCCGAGCGCATCCTGAGTTCGTATCCGCACGAACTGTCGGGCGGGATGAAACAGCGGGCGCTCATCGCGCTGGCGCTCGTGCTGGAGCCGGAAGTGCTCGTGATGGACGAACCGACGGCCGCGCTCGACCTGCTGATGCAGCGGTCGATCATCAGCCTGCTGTCTGAGTTGCGCGACAAGTACGACCTCACGATGGTGTTCATCACGCACGACCTCCCGCTGGTCACGAAACTGGCCGACCGGATCGGCGTGCTGTACGCCTTCGAGTTCGCAGAGGTCGGCGACACCGAGGCCATCGTCCACGATCCACGTCACCCGTACACACGTGCGTTGCTCAACGCGACGCCGAACCTCGACGCACCGCTGGGGGAGATGCGGCCCATCGAAGGGTCGGCACCCGACCCGGTCGCCGTGCCGCCGGGGTGTCCGTACCACGAGCGGTGCCCCATCGCGACCGACGAGTGTGAGATGGAGAAGCCGCCGATGGAACCCGTCTCGTCGACGCACGAAGTCGCGTGTCACCATTGGGACGACGTCGACGAGGAGGTTCCCCTCGCGACGGAGGTGGAGCAATGA
- a CDS encoding glycoside hydrolase family 3 N-terminal domain-containing protein, producing the protein MTTHETRHSQQQLIDDDAGIERLLDEMTLREKAAQLAGTFVGTMGETKTVDDAADAIRDFGIGFVTPFGYGASPHRDSQEVVEIANRLQRVAMEESRLGIPILIPVDAIHGNAYVEDTTVFPHNIGVAAARDRDLAEQIGTVTATEVAATGSSLTYGPTCDVARDPRWGRTFETFGESPYLIGELAAAKARGVDDAPVDVATMAKHFPAYGEPERGEDTAPVDRSLSSLYRDFLPPFERVLEAGVEGIMPSYNSINGEPSHGSRNWLTDVLREELGFDGYVASDWNGINMLHENHHVAPDARDAIRQAVDAGVDVHSLGGEGHVEAVVDLVDSGELSEAAIEQSVRRVLQLKADLGLFEDPFVDADESAETLDRPDHQAVSLEAARKSMTLLQNDDDCLPFDPDAEDVLVTGPNADSLVNQVGGWSLKEEHELDGTTIREGIESFTSDETTVRYEQGAGIDESGDVEAAADAAADADAAVVVLGENWYIHEFGPQDVTGPTEEFPNRAEITLPESQQALLEAVVETDTPTVLVVVAGRPLSIPWAAEHVDAIVHAYFPGAQGGQAVAETLFGANNPSGKLPISVPRSAGHLPVRHNYLANPTPIGEDEHLSSYDPLFGFGHGLSYTTFEYRDLSVSSDTIADGESVTASVTLANTGDCAGEEVVQVFGGRDHASVVTPVEELVGFERVSLEPGEETTVSLEVPSDAFDVVRPDGSSRFEAGPITLRSESLEASLESVAER; encoded by the coding sequence ATGACGACTCACGAGACACGACACAGTCAGCAGCAGTTGATCGACGACGACGCGGGCATCGAACGCCTGCTCGACGAGATGACGCTCCGCGAGAAGGCCGCCCAACTCGCCGGCACGTTCGTCGGCACGATGGGCGAGACGAAGACGGTCGACGACGCCGCCGACGCCATCCGCGACTTCGGTATCGGCTTCGTCACGCCGTTCGGCTACGGCGCGTCGCCACACCGCGACTCCCAAGAGGTGGTCGAGATCGCGAATAGACTCCAGCGCGTCGCGATGGAGGAGTCGCGACTGGGCATCCCGATCCTCATCCCCGTCGACGCGATTCACGGCAACGCCTACGTCGAAGACACGACGGTGTTCCCGCACAACATCGGCGTCGCGGCGGCCCGCGACCGCGACCTCGCCGAACAGATCGGAACCGTCACCGCGACCGAAGTCGCCGCAACCGGATCGAGTCTCACCTACGGCCCGACGTGCGACGTGGCACGCGACCCCCGCTGGGGCCGCACGTTCGAGACGTTCGGCGAGTCGCCGTACCTCATCGGCGAACTCGCGGCCGCGAAGGCCCGCGGCGTCGACGACGCGCCCGTCGACGTGGCGACGATGGCGAAGCACTTCCCGGCGTACGGCGAACCCGAGCGCGGCGAGGACACCGCCCCCGTCGACCGCTCGCTGTCGTCGCTGTATCGCGACTTCCTCCCGCCGTTTGAGCGTGTCCTCGAAGCCGGTGTCGAGGGGATTATGCCGAGTTACAACTCCATCAACGGCGAGCCATCGCACGGGTCACGCAACTGGCTGACCGACGTACTCCGCGAGGAGTTGGGCTTCGACGGCTACGTCGCCTCCGACTGGAACGGCATCAACATGCTCCACGAGAACCACCACGTCGCGCCCGACGCCCGCGACGCCATCCGGCAGGCGGTCGACGCCGGCGTCGACGTCCACTCTCTCGGCGGCGAGGGCCACGTCGAGGCCGTCGTCGACCTCGTCGATTCGGGCGAACTCTCCGAGGCCGCCATCGAGCAGTCCGTCCGCCGTGTCCTCCAACTCAAGGCCGATCTGGGCCTGTTCGAGGACCCGTTCGTCGACGCCGACGAGTCCGCCGAGACGCTCGACCGTCCCGACCACCAAGCGGTGTCGCTGGAGGCCGCCCGCAAGTCGATGACGCTGTTGCAAAACGACGACGACTGCCTCCCGTTCGACCCCGACGCCGAGGACGTCCTCGTGACCGGGCCGAACGCCGACTCACTAGTCAATCAGGTCGGCGGGTGGAGCTTGAAGGAGGAACACGAACTCGACGGGACGACGATTCGTGAGGGCATCGAGTCGTTCACCTCGGACGAAACGACCGTCCGCTACGAGCAGGGAGCCGGTATCGATGAATCGGGCGACGTGGAGGCGGCCGCCGACGCCGCGGCAGACGCCGACGCGGCCGTCGTCGTCCTCGGTGAGAACTGGTACATCCACGAGTTCGGGCCACAGGACGTCACCGGCCCGACCGAGGAGTTCCCGAACCGCGCGGAGATAACCCTGCCCGAGTCACAGCAGGCGTTGCTCGAAGCCGTCGTCGAGACGGACACGCCGACGGTGCTGGTCGTCGTTGCGGGGCGTCCGCTGTCGATTCCGTGGGCCGCAGAACACGTCGACGCCATCGTCCACGCATACTTCCCCGGCGCACAGGGCGGGCAGGCCGTCGCCGAGACGCTGTTCGGCGCGAACAACCCGAGCGGGAAACTCCCCATCTCGGTGCCGCGGTCGGCCGGGCACCTCCCCGTTCGCCACAACTACCTCGCGAACCCGACGCCCATCGGCGAGGACGAACACCTCTCGTCGTACGACCCGCTGTTTGGGTTCGGCCACGGCCTCTCGTACACCACCTTCGAGTACCGCGACCTGTCAGTGTCGAGCGACACCATCGCCGACGGCGAGTCCGTGACGGCGTCGGTGACGCTCGCGAACACGGGCGACTGCGCGGGCGAGGAAGTCGTCCAGGTGTTCGGCGGGCGCGACCACGCCTCGGTCGTGACGCCCGTCGAGGAACTGGTCGGGTTCGAACGCGTCTCGCTGGAACCGGGTGAGGAGACGACCGTCTCGCTGGAGGTTCCCTCGGACGCCTTCGACGTGGTCCGTCCGGACGGCTCCAGTCGGTTCGAGGCCGGTCCAATCACTCTGCGAAGCGAGTCGCTGGAGGCGTCGCTGGAGTCGGTCGCGGAGCGGTAA
- a CDS encoding TrmB family transcriptional regulator has protein sequence MDRETLAQALHYADLTEYQAEAYLTLLDMGVSPAVEVGRESAVPVSQVYDVLRSLESKGYVETIDREKLYVRPCDPGVSMSELESRGELLHDAAEEIRERYRQPNRMDARVGVTKRGETAVENARDLIDEADTVVELAGTYEQLLRLSPVLREARDRGVVVRASVYVDEGQTPPEEFDPSDTISELRGCSIPGPFLVIVDRHRTCFAPNSRSDEDYGVTIYDRILPFVFHWYYLTCLWNLYPTLYADETDRVTYVTMEEFVCDCHSLWNDGYELEVVVDGVDIATDQRRTLRGVVADLSHHRDDFDLSRLALSDMGAHKSIVLATDEGTVDVGGWGAVFEDVEMRTISLVGLTPETLPLPGRDPV, from the coding sequence ATGGACCGTGAGACGCTTGCGCAGGCGTTGCACTACGCCGATCTGACGGAGTATCAGGCGGAAGCGTATCTCACTCTGCTCGATATGGGCGTCTCACCGGCGGTTGAGGTCGGCCGCGAGAGCGCCGTCCCCGTCTCGCAGGTGTACGACGTCCTCCGGAGTCTGGAGTCGAAGGGGTACGTCGAGACCATCGACCGCGAGAAACTGTACGTTCGCCCGTGCGACCCCGGCGTCTCGATGAGCGAACTGGAGTCGCGGGGGGAACTGCTCCACGACGCCGCCGAGGAGATACGCGAGCGGTACCGCCAACCGAACCGGATGGACGCCCGTGTCGGCGTGACGAAACGCGGCGAGACGGCCGTCGAGAACGCTCGCGACCTCATCGACGAGGCCGACACCGTCGTCGAACTCGCGGGCACGTACGAGCAACTCCTCCGCCTGTCACCCGTTCTCCGGGAGGCACGCGACCGGGGCGTCGTCGTTCGCGCGTCCGTCTACGTCGACGAGGGGCAGACGCCGCCCGAGGAGTTCGACCCCTCGGACACCATCTCGGAACTTCGCGGCTGTAGCATCCCCGGGCCGTTTCTCGTCATCGTCGACCGCCACCGAACCTGCTTCGCGCCCAACAGCCGCTCCGACGAGGACTACGGCGTCACCATCTACGACCGCATCCTGCCGTTCGTGTTCCACTGGTACTACCTCACCTGTCTGTGGAACCTCTACCCGACCCTGTACGCCGATGAGACCGACCGCGTGACGTACGTCACGATGGAGGAGTTCGTCTGCGACTGCCACTCGCTGTGGAACGACGGGTACGAACTCGAAGTGGTCGTCGACGGCGTCGACATCGCCACCGACCAACGGCGCACCCTCCGTGGCGTCGTCGCCGACCTCTCACACCACCGCGACGACTTCGACCTCTCACGGCTTGCGCTCTCAGATATGGGTGCCCACAAGAGCATCGTCCTCGCGACAGACGAGGGAACCGTCGATGTCGGCGGGTGGGGCGCGGTGTTCGAAGACGTGGAGATGCGCACCATCTCGCTGGTCGGCCTCACGCCGGAGACGCTTCCGCTTCCCGGTCGCGACCCCGTGTGA
- a CDS encoding glycosyl hydrolase — MSGDDENGIAVDGLSRRGYLAGIGTLGAAGLAGCSDSGSESTATASPTPGQRTTEDATPTRTPTGDPIVSVGEGGYTTVLPSGEDAPPDQVYAAEDVTAPFPTNEWWSNLLRAQYGAPMWAHPLVGTPRDAGLDLSYPTEWTFSNPPGHAHPDNVAEMDATTDLTLSTTGGSFVDAVCAGYGDWHVDVRWGAGDASTPTLDATLTQGSPFVFATVAGADAELSFAGTPEVWADRGNVLGVTVDGHHYGVFAPKGASWDGVGTATLTSALAGEEYLAVAVLPAATTDALSRYESYAYNRITGTTVSWTYDDASRTVQTTYAFETDTRPESDATGTVAALYPHQHEHTDATPTGDTFVCPRGAMETVAGTSFETTMDLPPVVPHFPAVDDVDTDRLAEYVNDVESESPLVRRGPEQPGDGTYWTGKNYERLVQLRPIADQVGDTDAVESFTTALRADVETWLDPEVSGDSSSDDVFYYDETWGTLVGYNDSFGSGPELNDHHFHYGYYVKAAADLARTDPAWADADAWGGMVELLIRDYASPSHDDEMFPFLRNFSPYAGHSWAAGNPAFDIGNNQESSSEAVNAYAAILQYGEYTGDETLRDLGAYLLTHETTAVDAYWYDVDDENHPDDWPYEYAAMVWGGGYKHDTWWTDDAEAIHGINVLPVGGHSLSLGRDATAAETVYDELVAENDGDDFDYWPDILWQYRSFSDPDDALRLFEENPEFYSVEFAESRAHTYHWLTAMAAFGTVDASVTADTPLSAVFSDGDTRTYLAYNADDSETTVTFSDGTTLAVAPNDLGHTTAPAPDDAAAVRTRTTPHSDTDSVPDRVNDDTTTDTI; from the coding sequence ATGAGCGGGGACGACGAGAACGGGATCGCGGTCGACGGCCTCTCCCGGCGAGGCTACCTCGCCGGCATCGGCACGCTCGGTGCCGCCGGTCTCGCTGGATGTTCCGACTCCGGGTCGGAGTCGACGGCGACCGCCTCGCCCACGCCGGGCCAGCGGACGACCGAAGACGCGACGCCGACCAGGACGCCGACGGGCGATCCTATCGTCTCGGTCGGTGAAGGCGGCTACACGACGGTTCTGCCGTCCGGAGAAGACGCGCCGCCCGACCAGGTGTACGCGGCCGAGGACGTCACCGCGCCGTTCCCGACCAACGAGTGGTGGAGCAACCTCCTGCGTGCCCAGTACGGCGCGCCGATGTGGGCCCACCCGCTCGTGGGGACGCCGAGGGACGCGGGTCTCGACCTCTCGTACCCGACCGAGTGGACGTTCTCGAATCCACCCGGTCACGCGCACCCCGACAACGTCGCCGAGATGGACGCGACTACCGACCTCACGCTGTCGACGACGGGCGGGTCGTTCGTCGACGCCGTCTGCGCCGGCTACGGCGACTGGCACGTCGACGTTCGCTGGGGCGCGGGCGACGCGTCCACGCCGACGCTCGACGCGACGCTCACGCAAGGGTCGCCGTTCGTGTTCGCCACGGTCGCCGGTGCCGACGCCGAACTCTCGTTCGCCGGGACGCCAGAGGTGTGGGCTGACCGCGGGAACGTCCTCGGCGTCACCGTCGACGGCCACCACTACGGCGTGTTCGCGCCCAAAGGAGCGTCGTGGGACGGCGTCGGCACGGCGACGCTCACGAGCGCTCTCGCGGGCGAAGAGTACCTCGCGGTCGCCGTATTGCCGGCGGCGACGACGGACGCGCTCTCACGGTACGAGTCGTACGCGTACAACCGGATCACCGGCACAACCGTCTCGTGGACCTACGACGATGCGAGTCGGACGGTGCAGACGACGTACGCGTTCGAGACGGACACGCGTCCCGAGTCGGATGCGACCGGGACTGTCGCCGCACTGTACCCCCACCAGCACGAGCACACCGACGCGACGCCGACGGGCGACACGTTCGTCTGCCCGCGCGGGGCGATGGAGACGGTCGCGGGCACGTCGTTCGAGACGACGATGGACCTGCCGCCGGTCGTTCCCCACTTCCCGGCGGTCGACGACGTCGACACGGATCGGCTCGCAGAGTACGTCAACGACGTAGAGTCGGAGTCGCCGCTCGTTCGCCGCGGCCCCGAACAACCCGGCGACGGCACCTACTGGACGGGGAAGAACTACGAGCGACTCGTCCAACTGCGGCCCATCGCCGACCAGGTCGGCGACACCGACGCCGTCGAGTCGTTCACCACGGCGCTTCGCGCGGACGTCGAGACGTGGCTCGATCCGGAGGTGTCCGGCGACAGTTCCTCCGACGACGTGTTCTACTACGACGAGACGTGGGGCACGCTCGTCGGCTACAACGACTCGTTCGGGTCGGGGCCGGAACTGAACGACCACCACTTCCACTACGGCTACTACGTGAAGGCGGCCGCCGACCTCGCGCGGACCGACCCCGCGTGGGCCGACGCCGACGCGTGGGGTGGGATGGTCGAGTTGCTGATCCGCGACTACGCCTCCCCTTCCCACGACGACGAGATGTTCCCGTTCCTGCGGAACTTCTCGCCGTACGCGGGCCACTCGTGGGCCGCCGGCAACCCCGCGTTCGACATCGGCAACAACCAGGAGTCGTCGTCGGAGGCGGTCAACGCCTACGCCGCAATCTTGCAGTACGGCGAGTACACCGGCGACGAGACGCTCCGCGACCTCGGCGCGTACCTGCTGACGCACGAAACGACCGCCGTCGACGCGTACTGGTACGACGTCGACGACGAGAACCATCCCGACGATTGGCCCTACGAGTACGCCGCGATGGTGTGGGGCGGCGGCTACAAACACGACACCTGGTGGACGGACGACGCCGAGGCGATCCACGGTATCAACGTCCTCCCGGTGGGCGGCCACTCGCTGTCGCTCGGCCGCGACGCCACGGCCGCCGAGACGGTGTACGACGAACTCGTCGCCGAGAACGACGGTGACGACTTCGACTACTGGCCGGACATCCTCTGGCAGTACCGCTCGTTCAGCGACCCCGACGACGCCCTGCGACTGTTCGAGGAGAATCCGGAGTTCTACTCCGTCGAATTCGCCGAGTCACGCGCTCACACCTACCACTGGCTGACGGCGATGGCGGCGTTCGGGACGGTCGACGCGAGCGTGACCGCAGACACCCCGCTTTCGGCCGTCTTCAGCGACGGCGACACGCGGACCTACCTCGCGTACAACGCCGACGACAGCGAGACGACCGTCACCTTCTCTGACGGCACCACGCTGGCAGTCGCGCCGAACGACCTCGGGCACACCACCGCGCCCGCCCCCGACGACGCGGCCGCCGTACGGACCCGAACGACCCCCCACTCGGACACGGACAGCGTGCCCGACCGGGTGAACGACGACACCACTACAGACACGATATGA
- a CDS encoding ABC transporter ATP-binding protein: protein MSADNPVVSLSDIDVHFQKEGSGLNPFADTPTVRAVDGVDLDIGENDVVAIVGESGSGKTTLGKAAVGLQKPTGGSISFRGQDIWEAKKWRSNPSVPFEEIRRSLQIIHQDPGAALNPNRTVISSLSAPLKRWQSDLDSDDREARVFHFLERVGMSPPEDYAHRYPHQLSGGEKQRVALIRALLMNPDLILADEAVSALDVSLRVEMMDLMLDLQSEFDTSFLFISHDLSNARYIAEHAGGRLGVMYLGELVEIGPVEEVLQNPQHPYTKVLKWATPELGVDEDAGGPPVREIDIPDPVNPPSGCRFHTRCPKATEQCRAAAPDVTNVDGDDNGDHRVACYRVRDDGPYWDSDPLDGADVS, encoded by the coding sequence ATGAGCGCCGACAATCCGGTCGTCTCACTGTCCGACATCGACGTACACTTCCAGAAGGAGGGGTCGGGACTGAACCCCTTCGCCGACACGCCGACAGTTCGCGCCGTCGACGGCGTCGACCTCGACATCGGCGAGAACGACGTCGTCGCCATCGTCGGCGAGTCCGGCAGTGGAAAGACGACGCTCGGGAAGGCGGCCGTCGGCCTCCAGAAACCCACCGGCGGGAGCATCAGCTTCCGCGGGCAAGACATCTGGGAGGCGAAGAAGTGGCGGTCGAATCCGTCGGTCCCCTTCGAGGAGATTCGCCGGTCGCTGCAGATCATCCATCAAGACCCCGGTGCGGCACTGAACCCGAACCGGACGGTCATCTCGTCGCTGTCGGCACCGCTGAAGCGGTGGCAGTCCGACCTCGACTCTGACGACCGCGAGGCGCGCGTCTTCCACTTCCTCGAACGCGTGGGGATGTCGCCGCCGGAGGACTACGCTCACCGCTACCCGCACCAACTGTCGGGCGGGGAGAAACAGCGGGTGGCGCTCATCCGGGCGCTGTTGATGAATCCCGACCTCATCCTCGCGGACGAGGCGGTCAGCGCCCTCGACGTGAGCCTTCGCGTCGAGATGATGGACCTGATGCTCGACCTGCAGTCAGAGTTCGACACGTCGTTCCTGTTCATCAGTCACGACCTCTCGAACGCCCGCTACATCGCCGAACACGCCGGGGGTCGCCTCGGCGTGATGTACCTCGGCGAACTGGTCGAGATTGGTCCCGTCGAGGAGGTGCTCCAGAACCCGCAACACCCCTACACGAAGGTCCTGAAGTGGGCGACGCCGGAACTCGGTGTCGACGAGGACGCCGGCGGGCCACCAGTTCGTGAGATCGACATCCCCGATCCGGTGAACCCGCCGTCTGGCTGTCGGTTCCACACGCGGTGTCCGAAGGCGACCGAACAGTGCCGCGCGGCCGCGCCGGACGTCACCAACGTCGACGGCGACGACAACGGCGACCACCGCGTCGCCTGCTACCGCGTTCGCGACGACGGCCCCTACTGGGACAGCGATCCGCTCGACGGAGCAGACGTCTCATGA